One genomic segment of Nitrospira sp. SG-bin1 includes these proteins:
- a CDS encoding dihydroorotase: MSILIRGGRVIDPGRLVGIADVLIDDGKITALGSHLSAPVGCRTIYAEGKLVMPGFVDLHVHFREPGFEYKETIQSGSAAAVAGGFTTVCCMPNTSPVNDNQAVTEFILERSRLAGLANVLPIGAITKGSEGKELAEIGDLRRSGCVAISDDGRPVMNSLVMRRAMEYALAFDLTVIDHCEDLHLAEGGCMNEGLVSTELGLPGIPSAAEDVMVARNLSLSELTGARLHLAHISTAGSVRMVREAKARGIHVTAEACPHHFLLTEELVRGYNTHAKMNPPLRTWTDVQAIKEGLRDGTIDVIATDHAPHATQEKQQDFTEAPFGIVGLETALPLTLGLVEEGVLSLEQAVQKLTSAPAAAFGLKKGTLAVGAEADVVIVDQQEQWEVDPTKFRSKSRNTPFVGWKVKGRVQITIVGGRVVFENSPVG, encoded by the coding sequence GTGTCGATTCTGATTAGAGGTGGGCGTGTCATCGATCCGGGCCGGTTGGTCGGCATCGCCGATGTCTTGATCGACGACGGCAAAATAACCGCCCTCGGATCACATCTTTCCGCGCCCGTTGGTTGCCGGACCATTTATGCCGAGGGGAAGCTCGTGATGCCGGGATTCGTCGATTTGCATGTCCATTTTCGCGAGCCGGGATTTGAATATAAGGAAACAATACAGAGTGGCAGCGCGGCAGCCGTTGCGGGCGGATTCACGACGGTCTGCTGCATGCCCAATACGAGCCCGGTGAACGACAATCAAGCCGTCACGGAATTCATATTGGAACGGTCACGGTTGGCCGGTCTCGCGAACGTATTGCCCATCGGCGCCATTACAAAGGGATCGGAAGGGAAAGAGCTCGCCGAGATCGGCGACTTGCGTCGGTCCGGCTGTGTGGCCATCTCCGACGACGGCAGACCGGTCATGAACAGCCTGGTGATGCGCCGGGCGATGGAATATGCCTTAGCCTTTGATCTGACGGTCATCGACCATTGTGAAGATCTCCATCTTGCCGAAGGCGGCTGCATGAACGAGGGGTTGGTCTCGACCGAACTTGGATTGCCGGGTATTCCGTCCGCCGCGGAGGATGTGATGGTGGCGCGCAATCTCTCGCTGTCGGAGTTGACGGGGGCCCGCCTTCATCTCGCCCATATCAGCACGGCGGGATCGGTTCGAATGGTGCGCGAGGCAAAAGCGCGTGGGATCCACGTGACGGCGGAAGCCTGCCCTCACCACTTTCTGCTGACGGAAGAACTGGTGCGCGGGTACAATACTCACGCGAAAATGAATCCTCCGTTGCGCACATGGACGGATGTTCAGGCGATCAAAGAGGGATTGCGGGACGGGACGATCGATGTGATTGCGACCGACCATGCTCCCCATGCCACCCAGGAGAAGCAGCAGGATTTTACCGAGGCGCCGTTCGGAATCGTCGGGCTTGAGACGGCGCTCCCGCTGACCTTGGGATTGGTGGAAGAGGGGGTCCTGTCGCTTGAGCAGGCGGTTCAGAAGTTGACTTCCGCGCCGGCTGCGGCGTTCGGACTCAAAAAGGGAACCTTGGCGGTCGGTGCGGAGGCGGATGTCGTCATCGTGGATCAGCAAGAACAATGGGAGGTCGATCCGACGAAGTTCCGGTCCAAGAGCCGCAACACGCCGTTTGTCGGGTGGAAGGTAAAAGGGCGGGTGCAGATCACCATCGTGGGTGGGCGTGTGGTATTCGAAAACAGCCCGGTGGGGTAG
- a CDS encoding aspartate carbamoyltransferase, whose product MSLKHKDLLSLAPLSVEEIMLILDTADSFKEVTGREIKKVPALRGKTVVNLFFEPSTRTRTSFELAAKRLSADVINFSPSSSSVVKGETLLDTARNIEAMQADIIVLRHSSAGAAETLARGVKSSVINAGDGWHEHPTQALLDLYTIRQRGMHFRSLRVAIVGDVSHSRVARSNIYALLKLGAEVRLVGPPTMMPHGVEKLGAKVYYNMDEGLREVHVIMMLRLQLERQGRALFPTIREYSRLYGLTPERVRLADGGAIVMHPGPINRGVEIAPDVADSLSSVILDQVANGVAVRMGILYLMSGANS is encoded by the coding sequence ATGAGCCTCAAGCATAAAGATTTGCTGAGTCTCGCCCCGTTGTCGGTGGAAGAGATCATGCTCATCCTGGACACGGCGGATTCCTTCAAGGAAGTGACGGGCCGTGAAATCAAAAAAGTGCCGGCGCTGCGGGGCAAGACCGTCGTCAATCTCTTTTTCGAGCCGAGCACCAGAACTCGGACGTCCTTTGAACTGGCGGCCAAGCGACTCAGCGCCGACGTGATCAACTTTTCTCCTTCCTCCAGCAGCGTTGTCAAGGGGGAAACATTGCTTGATACGGCGCGGAATATCGAAGCGATGCAGGCCGACATCATCGTCCTGCGCCATTCCTCGGCTGGTGCTGCGGAAACACTGGCGCGTGGCGTCAAATCGTCCGTCATTAACGCGGGCGACGGATGGCACGAGCATCCGACACAAGCGTTGCTTGATCTGTACACCATCCGCCAACGGGGGATGCATTTTCGTAGCTTGCGGGTGGCCATCGTCGGCGATGTGTCGCATAGCCGCGTCGCACGTTCAAACATCTACGCCCTGCTCAAGCTTGGCGCCGAGGTGCGTCTGGTAGGGCCTCCGACGATGATGCCGCATGGCGTGGAAAAACTCGGCGCGAAGGTTTACTACAACATGGATGAGGGGCTACGCGAGGTCCATGTCATCATGATGCTTCGATTGCAGCTGGAGCGACAGGGACGCGCGCTCTTTCCCACTATTCGTGAGTACTCGAGGCTCTACGGCTTAACCCCTGAGCGGGTGCGGCTGGCCGACGGCGGCGCCATCGTGATGCATCCGGGGCCGATCAATCGCGGGGTGGAGATCGCCCCCGATGTGGCCGATAGTTTATCCTCGGTGATCCTTGATCAAGTGGCAAACGGTGTCGCGGTGCGCATGGGGATCTTGTACCTGATGTCCGGAGCCAATTCGTGA
- a CDS encoding bifunctional pyr operon transcriptional regulator/uracil phosphoribosyltransferase (regulates pyrimidine biosynthesis by binding to the mRNA of the pyr genes, also has been shown to have uracil phosphoribosyltransferase activity) — MTTPTSKSGERKDEKLIMDAGDISRAMMRIAHEILERNKGVKDVALVGIRTGGVHLAHRLVKRIHSIEGVLVPIGELDITLYRDDLALRKNQPILRKTSVPFDMTNKVVVLVDDVLFTGRTIRAAMDGLMDLGRPEEIQLAVLVDRGHRQLPIKANYIGKNLPTARDEQVQVLLDEDGEDDRVVILKSLSGGSHEPQA, encoded by the coding sequence ATGACGACTCCTACGAGCAAGTCGGGAGAACGGAAGGACGAAAAGTTGATCATGGATGCCGGGGACATTTCCCGAGCCATGATGCGTATCGCGCACGAGATTTTGGAGCGGAATAAGGGTGTGAAGGATGTGGCACTGGTTGGAATTCGAACCGGCGGTGTGCATCTGGCTCATCGGCTCGTCAAACGTATCCACAGTATCGAGGGTGTTCTGGTTCCGATCGGTGAATTGGATATTACCCTGTATCGCGATGATCTGGCGTTGCGAAAGAATCAACCGATCCTGAGAAAAACGTCCGTGCCGTTCGACATGACGAACAAAGTCGTGGTCCTCGTCGACGACGTCCTGTTCACCGGGAGAACGATACGGGCGGCGATGGATGGATTGATGGACCTGGGACGTCCCGAAGAAATCCAACTGGCCGTGCTGGTCGATCGCGGTCATCGGCAACTGCCGATCAAAGCGAATTACATCGGGAAGAATCTGCCGACCGCTCGGGACGAGCAGGTTCAGGTATTGTTGGACGAGGATGGGGAAGATGACCGGGTCGTCATCTTGAAATCCTTAAGCGGAGGATCCCATGAGCCTCAAGCATAA